The bacterium sequence TCCCGGAAATTCTCCAGCCATATCTTTTAATTCAAATCTGCCTTCTTTTCCTGACTGAGCAAGAATATCCATAGTTCTTGCCAACTCTGACACCGGCACTTTTAAGTTATCGGTTACAGAAAAAGCGGTTTTAGAAATATCGATTATTGCCGCTTGTTCTGCCGTAGCAGTTTTTCCGATAACATTCATATAATCAAGGGCTTTAGTCGGATCGACTCCTGAAGCTACAAGAACACTTAATCCTTCGATAATATCGGGTCTGAATTGATTGGTGTATTTTGAAATTTGCCCGAGTCGTTTATCCATACCCAATAGTTGTTGTTCTGTTAATTGCCCGACATTCCCGAGTTCTCGGATTCGATGTTCCATTTCAAGAGCCTGTGGAATTGCATCTGTTAAACCAAGAGAATGTGCAAGTCCGAGTCCGCCTGCTGTCATTCCTGCTCCAACACCCAGCATTGTTTTTCCGAGACTTTCCATAGTTTCCGATGTCTGGTGAATTTTTTTCTGAAGTTTATCGAATTCCTGATTAGACTCGCTGACAGCATCTTTAATGACTCTTGACATTTTGTCAAAAGCGATAAGGGTTAAAGATACTTTCATCATATTGTCTAACATAATTCTTCAAGTTCCTCGGTTGTTGATTGCTTGTACTTAATTGCTTCTTGAACCCAAAATTCAAGCTCGGAGAGTTCCATTTGCTTTATTTCGCTGTATTGCCATCCTGTGGTTTTGGCGAGGTGGATGATGCATTCTGCTGTAACGACTGAAACTTCCCCGACATTTCTGCCTGCAAAGTAAGTACGTCTTCAAGAGACATTTCCAGCAAATCTTCATAAATTACAGTTTCACCATCTATTTCAGTAATTTCTGCTATCAGAGCATAAAGGATTTCTTCAGGTGTTTTAGCTTTTCTCTGTGCGTTTAAAAGGTCTCTGCCTTTGCCGTCTTTGAATACGGCTGTTTTTTGACTGGGTAATAAAAATTGTTTCATGTTTGCCTTTCTCCTTGTCATGTTATGTATTGACATTTGAGTTGTCATTGTATACAATGACAATATGAGTAATAAAATTGAAAAAATTGTATCTAAAATGAAACAGTCCAATAAGGGCTGGGATTTTGAATCTTGCATGAAAGTATTGCTTGAGATTGGATACGAAATGAAACCTGGAAAGGGAGATCATTTTAAATTTTTCAAAAAAGGTATGTTTTTGATTGTTATTGCTCGTCATCGCCCTGTAAGTCCTGATGCTGTTAATGATGTTTTGGATGCCTGGGATAATAATTTAAAAGGAGAAGATTATGACTAAAAAAGTTAAAAATTTAGAATATTATTTATCTCTTCCTTGGAAATTCGAATTTGAGAAATGCTCTGAAGGCGGATATTATGCCAGAGTAAAAGGACTTTCTTGCTATTCTCATGGTAATAATCTCGAACATGCTGCTGAACAAATAGAATCCGCATTAGAAACATATCTTGAAGGTTCCATTGAAGAGAATATACCTATTGTTGAACCTGTTTCTGAAGATGAATGTTCAGGAAGAATCAGTATAAGAGTTTCAAAATCCCTTCATTGTAAACTTTCAAATATTGCAAAAGATGAAGATGTAAGTGTAAGCCATCTTGTTAACGATGCATTAATAAAGGTCTACGATAAAACAGCTTAAGCTCCTATGTTATTCCTGTAAGTTTCTAAAATATCAACTCCTTCCACTTTATAAATGTTTTCTAATACGTCTATTTCAAAAATTTCCTCGCCGTCAACGATTAACTTTGCGTAATTAACGCTCATAGTAGTTTCGTATTCGGCATTATCCTGTGGCTTAAAGTTGCCCAGAGGAAATTCTTTAAAAGTTCCTGTTAAATAAGCAACGGCAGGAACTTCTGCAAGTTTGCCCATACTGTTGTAAGTTTCTAAACTTGCCCTTGCTTGAACTTGAACAGCCTTAAAAGGATTTGCCGCTTTTTTCATAACTTCTGTATAAAGAGCATTCCACTTGATTTTGCATTCAAGCTTGTCTATCCCTGCAAAGAATTCGGCAGAGCCAATCATTCCAAGTGCTTTATGGTCTGCCATTTTGTGTTTTATTT is a genomic window containing:
- a CDS encoding phage major tail tube protein codes for the protein MSKIKINRLTNANIYMDGNNLLGRAEEIQLPQIKHKMADHKALGMIGSAEFFAGIDKLECKIKWNALYTEVMKKAANPFKAVQVQARASLETYNSMGKLAEVPAVAYLTGTFKEFPLGNFKPQDNAEYETTMSVNYAKLIVDGEEIFEIDVLENIYKVEGVDILETYRNNIGA
- a CDS encoding type II toxin-antitoxin system HicB family antitoxin encodes the protein MTKKVKNLEYYLSLPWKFEFEKCSEGGYYARVKGLSCYSHGNNLEHAAEQIESALETYLEGSIEENIPIVEPVSEDECSGRISIRVSKSLHCKLSNIAKDEDVSVSHLVNDALIKVYDKTA
- a CDS encoding phage tail tape measure protein codes for the protein MLDNMMKVSLTLIAFDKMSRVIKDAVSESNQEFDKLQKKIHQTSETMESLGKTMLGVGAGMTAGGLGLAHSLGLTDAIPQALEMEHRIRELGNVGQLTEQQLLGMDKRLGQISKYTNQFRPDIIEGLSVLVASGVDPTKALDYMNVIGKTATAEQAAIIDISKTAFSVTDNLKVPVSELARTMDILAQSGKEGRFELKDMAGEFPGLTASASMLGMKGVSAVAQLGAALQIAMKGAKDAPEAANNLQNFMQKVTAPQTIQNFSKKLGIDLKSELLKAVAEGKDPILEVLNIIQRATGGDVFKVSEIFQDMQVLNFIKPMMKNLTEYERIKKSALSANGVVDSDYQNMMKTTLEQSRKIFPLIYTKSGIVCLILSYSQNMAKHDF